A genomic segment from Zygotorulaspora mrakii chromosome 1, complete sequence encodes:
- the OCA1 gene encoding putative tyrosine protein phosphatase OCA1 (similar to Saccharomyces cerevisiae OCA1 (YNL099C); ancestral locus Anc_2.180), whose translation MSLAGVNDDNYSNKSNLCENTPFDEDVDEEEDNIYINEETELGREHVLIAHGPQRRIVPPLNFCPVERHLYRSGQPSPVNFPFLLNLNLRTIIWLANEEPQDSLLEFCDIHNIRLEFAAINPDGGEDDNPWDGLTEHSIINALQTIVNQDNYPLLVCCGMGRHRTGTVIGCLRRIMGWNLASVSEEYRRFTGSRGGRILVELLIEAFDTNLVKIDSSKAPSWLLTALE comes from the coding sequence ATGAGCTTAGCAGGTGTAAATGATGACAATTATTCTAATAAGTCAAACCTATGTGAAAATACACCATTTGATGAGGATGTAGACGAAGAGGAGgataatatatatatcaaCGAAGAAACCGAATTAGGCAGAGAGCACGTACTCATAGCGCATGGACctcaaagaagaattgtGCCTCCTTTGAACTTTTGTCCTGTGGAGAGACATCTATATAGATCAGGCCAACCGTCGCCTGTTAactttccttttttgttgaatttAAATCTGAGAACAATCATATGGCTCGCAAATGAAGAGCCCCAGGACTCACTGCTTGAATTTTGTGACATCCACAATATTAGACTAGAATTTGCGGCTATAAATCCGGATGGAGGTGAAGATGATAATCCGTGGGATGGGCTGACGGAGCACTCTATTATAAATGCCCTACAAACCATTGTAAATCAAGATAATTACCCATTACTAGTCTGCTGCGGAATGGGAAGGCACAGAACAGGGACTGTGATAGGTTGTCTAAGAAGAATTATGGGATGGAATCTCGCTAGTGTCTCTGAAGAGTATCGACGTTTCACAGGGAGCAGAGGTGGTCGAATCCTCGTAGAGCTACTTATCGAAGCATTCGATACAAACTTGGTCAAAATAGATTCTAGCAAAGCACCTAGTTGGTTGCTGACTGCTTTAGAATGA
- the NUP1 gene encoding FG-nucleoporin NUP1 (similar to Saccharomyces cerevisiae NUP1 (YOR098C); ancestral locus Anc_2.186) encodes MAAQSRSISSFLTGFFRRPVGDNDYDGAYQIDEESLSGRYDKQTVRKDYACGTSDQLDKLDESTLEHQGTLVLTGDETNYRPPIVSILPIERLRLLRLKQEWRRRVNSKLLLELSYEGPARDDAPTVHQEYVRDVLNTDESQFSYKLSNTPSPVKQDAKKSSQISSNDIVPLRTLKRKKVSGSKRRGTKWSADFEYDLTEYDNILQHKKDEPLANLDSSEIDSPQLSSAKNAGLENHSLQGTSHSGLSSIQRSLLINGPNSITNSTNGNNTKLDSNIEEKGSSIMLSLKDTNHCTTNEKKNKLILPSVGFDFIKKDDNETPSKKPSFVPTEVASKSQGAKPHISSTASSTQQNDKKESAISFPLTVGSEKQSVGTHPTFRFGKNTHQISNQNQEEEEEEQDTKRKKRTISSNDQVIEKPSFSFAKASADAGSKKSAFKFGTVKEKVPAIPPFHFGKENGACKQDIETEATAKSPNQGFKVGGSGSPASATPPSQPDGQNQSVPTEKPIFSFHGKEKSKEQEKSSSFKFGSKNNSGTNFKSDSSFSFGRGATESKVAPSFNVDATAETKSSSNPSFSFGTKTAPDTKVIPTFNLSAGSSEDRTNKPSFIFGNQVDKKASPKPLTISRTKEENALGAHPTSTENHPTSSVPNPSFSVATPAVTDKIDSEPKSTFNFNAAQLNGKKRDHQTGFNFGSTNQESLNSAETAGQAGFSFSRISSQPDNGKEKAQLSFGASIGNAPKVDFSFGKSSSEVSQAKTLPISGFSFSRSSSPSISGPTSVVGIPSLNSNPTPSIAKSQSPGVSALNPFINSSIAGTGATGATGGFTFGSINQGTNVPLSVFSNGQTLNAPSASSATSVPAFQQSITVSGTSTNPPSRSFTPSNTINLNFGNTAAVDPTSIFADASHPTGSIGGATPAPQQIFGGPSLPPSQIFGGGSSVQQPTQSFNNSQTGFGNNNIMQSQQGMQASATSFQLPPGRKLARMRNARRG; translated from the coding sequence ATGGCAGCACAAAGTCGTtccatttcatcatttttgacaGGTTTTTTTAGAAGACCTGTGGGTGATAACGATTACGATGGGGCTTATCAAATTGACGAAGAATCGCTCAGCGGACGATACGATAAACAAACAGTGAGAAAAGATTATGCATGTGGTACAAGCGACCAATTAGATAAACTGGATGAATCAACTTTGGAACATCAAGGGACTCTTGTACTGACTGGAGACGAAACCAACTATAGACCGCCGATAGTTTCTATATTGCCCATCGAGAGACTGCGGTTGTTGAGATTGAAGCAAGAATGGAGGAGACGCGTGAACTCCAAACTACTGCTTGAGCTGTCATACGAGGGCCCAGCACGAGATGATGCTCCAACAGTTCACCAGGAGTACGTACGTGACGTGCTTAACACAGATGAATCGCAGTTTTCCTATAAATTGTCAAATACGCCATCCCCGGTTAAGCaagatgcaaaaaaatccTCGCAAATTTCTAGCAACGATATTGTACCGCTGAGaacattgaaaaggaagaaagtATCAGGGAGCAAAAGGCGTGGTACCAAATGGTCTGCCGATTTTGAATATGACCTTACAGAATATGATAATATCTTACAACACAAAAAGGATGAACCACTGGCCAACTTAGACAGCTCTGAAATCGACTCTCCGCAATTATCATCAGCGAAAAACGCTGGTTTGGAAAATCATTCCCTCCAAGGAACAAGTCACAGTGGTTTGTCAAGTATCCAGCGCAGTTTGTTGATAAATGGCCCAAACTCCATCACCAATTCTACGAATGGAAACAACACCAAACTGGATTCCAATATAGAGGAAAAAGGTTCTTCCATTATGctctctttgaaagatacGAACCATTGTACCActaatgaaaagaagaataagCTTATTTTACCATCCGTTGGCTTCGACTTTATTAAGAAAGATGATAATGAGACGCCATCCAAGAAACCTTCTTTTGTACCAACTGAAGTCGCGAGTAAAAGCCAAGGGGCTAAACCGCATATATCTTCCACAGCATCATCTACACAgcaaaatgataaaaaagagtCAGCTATATCGTTTCCACTGACTGTTGGATCGGAAAAACAAAGCGTAGGTACCCACCCTACTTTTAGGTTTGGGAAAAATACTCATCAAATCAGCAATCAGaatcaagaagaagaagaggaagaacaAGATacgaaaaggaagaaaagaacgaTCTCTAGTAATGATCAAGTTATCGAGAAACCctcattttcctttgcCAAAGCTTCAGCAGATGCTGGAAGCAAAAAATCTGCATTTAAATTTGGGACTGTGAAGGAAAAGGTTCCTGCTATTCCTCCGTttcattttggaaaagaaaatggggCATGCAAGCAAGACATCGAAACAGAGGCTACCGCAAAGTCACCTAATCAAGGATTCAAAGTTGGGGGAAGTGGTTCACCTGCAAGCGCAACGCCTCCATCGCAGCCTGACGGCCAAAACCAAAGTGTTCCAACAGAAAAAccaattttctctttccatgggaaagagaaatcaaaggagcaagaaaagagtagttctttcaaattcgGTAGTAAAAACAACAGTGGAACTAATTTCAAGAGCGATTCCTCATTTTCCTTTGGTAGAGGAGCTACCGAATCAAAAGTTGCACCTTCATTCAATGTTGATGCTACTGCGGAGACAAAGAGCAGTTCAaatccttctttttcattcgGTACTAAAACCGCACCAGACACGAAAGTCATACCCACATTCAATTTGAGTGCCGGCAGTAGCGAAGATAGGACAAACAAACCATCCTTTATCTTTGGTAATCAGGTAGATAAAAAAGCAAGTCCGAAACCTTTGACCATTTCTCGAACcaaggaagaaaatgccTTAGGTGCACATCCCACATCAACCGAAAACCATCCGACTAGCAGTGTACCGAACCCTTCTTTTTCGGTGGCTACACCCGCTGTGACAGATAAAATCGATTCAGAGCCCAAATCGaccttcaatttcaatgcAGCACAGTTAAATGGTAAGAAACGGGACCATCAAACTGGCTTCAACTTTGGTTCAACTAATCAAGAGAGCTTGAACAGCGCGGAAACTGCTGGACAAGCAGGCTTTTCATTTAGTAGAATTAGCAGTCAGCCCGATAACGGTAAAGAAAAGGCCCAATTAAGTTTCGGGGCATCCATAGGTAATGCACCAAAGGtcgatttttcatttgggAAAAGCAGTTCAGAAGTTTCTCAAGCAAAAACTTTACCTATTAGCGGATTTTCATTTAGTAGATCTAGCTCACCTTCCATTTCTGGTCCAACCTCAGTCGTGGGGATCCCTTCGTTGAATTCCAATCCAACTCCTTCGATCGCAAAGTCGCAGTCACCTGGTGTTTCTGCTTTGAACCCTTTCATAAACAGCTCAATTGCAGGTACAGGTGCGACAGGTGCGACAGGTGGATTTACGTTTGGCTCCATAAATCAGGGTACAAACGTTCCTTTATCTGTATTCAGTAATGGCCAAACTCTTAATGCTCCTTCGGCGAGTAGCGCAACATCTGTACCGGCATTCCAACAATCTATCACCGTATCGGGCACATCAACAAATCCACCAAGCCGATCCTTCACACCCTCTAATACGAttaatttgaattttggtAATACGGCTGCTGTTGATCCCACCTCCATTTTTGCAGATGCGTCACATCCAACAGGTTCCATTGGTGGAGCAACCCCAGCGCCACAGCAAATATTTGGTGGTCCTTCTCTTCCTCCATCTCAAATATTTGGTGGTGGCAGTTCGGTTCAACAACCAACTCAATCGTTCAATAACTCTCAGACGGGCTTCGgaaataataatatcatGCAATCACAACAAGGAATGCAAGCCTCAGCAACGAGTTTCCAACTGCCTCCTGGTAGAAAGCTAGCTAGAATGAGAAATGCAAGAAGGGGATAA
- the CRC1 gene encoding carnitine:acyl carnitine antiporter (similar to Saccharomyces cerevisiae CRC1 (YOR100C); ancestral locus Anc_2.184) produces MSSDTTLSESAYLKQEDAFVDNKEADHSNSLVENLKSLTAGGVGGVCAVLTGHPFDLVKVRCQNGQAKSAGEAVAKILSSARGAVGGTMVTNSVKGFYKGVVPPLLGVTPIFAVSFWGYDMGKKLVTWKEDTNTLGNVPLTTSQMAAAGFISAVPTTLVMAPTERVKVVLQTSSGGSFLSAARKLVSEGGVQSLFKGSLATLARDGPGSALYFASYEVCKKFLNSKSGNTQNGEINIKNVCISGGIAGMSMWIVVFPIDTIKTKLQASSTRQNMLSATREIYNTRGGIKGFFPGLGPALLRSFPANAATFLGVELTHSLFKKYNI; encoded by the coding sequence ATGTCTTCAGACACAACACTGTCAGAATCGGCGTATTTAAAGCAGGAAGATGCTTTTGTTGATAATAAAGAAGCTGACCATTCCAATTCATTGGTTGAGAATTTAAAGTCATTGACCGCGGGCGGTGTTGGCGGTGTTTGCGCTGTTCTTACTGGCCACCCTTTTGACTTGGTTAAAGTAAGATGTCAAAATGGACAGGCTAAATCAGCAGGAGAAGCGGTAGCAAAAATTTTGAGCAGTGCCAGAGGAGCAGTAGGTGGCACGATGGTAACAAATTCTGTAAAAGGTTTTTATAAAGGTGTAGTGCCACCGTTATTGGGTGTCACACCCATCTTTGCGGTGTCTTTTTGGGGTTACGATATGGGGAAAAAACTTGTTACTTGGAAAGAAGATACTAACACGCTGGGCAACGTGCCTTTGACAACATCACAGATGGCAGCAGCAGGTTTCATTAGTGCAGTGCCCACAACTCTAGTTATGGCCCCTACTGAGCGTGTCAAAGTTGTCCTGCAAACATCTTCTGGTGGTTCGTTCTTGTCGGCGGCAAGAAAACTAGTTAGTGAGGGGGGGGTTCAATCACTTTTTAAAGGTTCTTTGGCTACTTTGGCAAGAGATGGTCCTGGTAGTGCCCTATATTTTGCATCCTACGAGGTTTGTAAAAAATTTCTAAATAGTAAAAGTGGGAATACTCAAAATGGCGAAataaacataaaaaatgTTTGCATATCCGGTGGAATTGCTGGCATGTCAATGTGGATAGTGGTGTTCCCAATAGACACAATTAAAACTAAACTGCAagcttcttcaacaagaCAGAATATGTTAAGTGCCACACGAGAGATTTATAATACAAGAGGTGGTATAAAAGGGTTTTTCCCGGGTTTAGGACCAGCACTTTTAAGGTCATTTCCTGCAAATGCAGCAACGTTTTTAGGTGTTGAATTAACGCATTCtctttttaaaaaatataatatatGA
- the RAS1 gene encoding Ras family GTPase RAS1 (similar to Saccharomyces cerevisiae RAS2 (YNL098C) and RAS1 (YOR101W); ancestral locus Anc_2.182) translates to MSLSKSNIREFKLVVVGGGGVGKSALTIQLIQSHFVDEYDPTIEDSYRKQVVIDNKVTILDILDTAGQEEYSAMREQYMRTGEGFLLVYSVTSKTSFDELMTYYQQIQRVKDIDYVPIVVVGNKSDLEEERQVSYEEGANMAREMNAPFLETSAKQAINVDDAFYTLVRLVRDAGGIFNKHSQRNATPGNLAADGQTQQGNDNQYQDGDDQHGLQKNVNTISSKTDASQQYADATVNNNGTTTQKESHLPKSSKTTGDVSKQARAQQSTALGAENESKKKSGGCCIIS, encoded by the coding sequence ATGTCTTTGAGTAAATCAAATATTAGGGAATTTAAACTGGTCGTTGTAGGTGGAGGTGGTGTAGGTAAATCTGCATTAACCATTCAACTAATCCAATCTCATTTCGTCGATGAATATGACCCGACTATTGAGGATTCATACAGAAAGCAAGTTGTTATTGATAATAAAGTGACTATTTTGGATATTTTGGATACTGCAGGGCAAGAAGAATATTCTGCAATGAGAGAACAGTATATGAGAACAGGAGAGGGGTTTTTATTGGTCTACTCAGTTACCTCGAAGACATCGTTTGATGAATTAATGACTTACtatcaacaaattcaaagagttAAGGATATTGACTATGTACCAATCGTTGTCGTAGGTAACAAATCTGATTTGGAGGAGGAGAGACAGGTGTCTTACGAAGAGGGTGCTAATATGGCTCGAGAAATGAATGCACCTTTTCTAGAAACATCTGCAAAGCAAGCAATTAATGTTGATGATGCTTTCTATACCCTTGTTCGTCTTGTTAGAGACGCAGGTGGAATATTTAACAAGCATTCTCAACGCAACGCTACACCTGGTAATTTGGCGGCTGATGGTCAAACACAACAAGGAAATGACAACCAATATCAGGACGGCGATGACCAACATGGcttacaaaaaaatgtcaacACTATAAGCAGCAAAACTGATGCGTCCCAACAATATGCGGATGCCACTGTTAACAACAACGGGACAACGACTCAAAAAGAATCACATTTACCAAAATCTTCCAAGACGACTGGTGATGTTTCAAAACAGGCCAGAGCTCAACAATCTACCGCATTAGGCGcagaaaatgaatcaaaaaagaagtcTGGTGGCTGTTGTATTATTTCTTAG
- the PHO23 gene encoding Pho23p (similar to Saccharomyces cerevisiae PHO23 (YNL097C); ancestral locus Anc_2.183) — protein sequence MSSVPANLYPGLNDIVDVLEEIPLETSRYLTLLHEIDAKCVHSMPALNSHIGEFLSLNKSAGNACKTDQLMDINRLFKELMPSLEEEMHVSSIMLESLQKLIVRLELAYEIAIRNQEVPAKLRLGVDNHPAMHLHYELMEKIDGKSTNGNNGNGTGNGSKTTQALRSESRREAMVANKKHGNDSASQVAGTELNTSQGDLVSTNDDLQQQHIDSGFATQEQDASRKRTNVNSNGALPESKKRKRRANVKTVPNGSVSMTADPVAVTSASITATAVETPNPVYAHAHQNGTKARTNDYGEPLYCYCNQVAYGEMVGCDGENCELEWFHLPCINLDHLPKGKWYCDDCKKRL from the coding sequence ATGAGCAGCGTTCCGGCTAATCTGTATCCGGGATTGAATGACATCGTCGATGTGTTGGAAGAGATTCCCTTGGAGACCTCCAGATACTTGACACTTTTGCATGAGATTGATGCAAAATGTGTGCATTCGATGCCAGCACTGAATAGCCACATTGGTGAATTTTTAAGCTTGAACAAATCAGCAGGTAACGCGTGCAAAACAGATCAGCTGATGGATATCAACAGATTATTCAAAGAGCTTATGCCATCTTTGGAGGAAGAAATGCATGTTTCTTCCATCATGTTAGAGTCTCTCCAGAAACTCATAGTGAGGCTGGAGCTGGCGTATGAAATTGCAATAAGGAATCAGGAGGTACCCGCGAAACTTAGATTGGGTGTTGACAATCATCCAGCGATGCATCTGCATTATGAGCTCATGGAAAAAATCGATGGAAAGTCAACGAATGGTAACAACGGGAATGGTACGGGAAATGGAAGTAAGACTACCCAAGCTTTGCGAAGTGAGTCTCGTCGAGAGGCCATGGTAGCTAATAAGAAACACGGTAATGATTCAGCTTCTCAGGTAGCGGGTACAGAGCTTAATACTTCACAGGGAGATCTCGTTTCAACAAATGACGATTTACAACAGCAACACATCGACTCGGGGTTCGCTACGCAAGAACAGGACGcttcaagaaagagaacCAACGTAAATTCCAATGGTGCACTGCCAGAGTCAAAGAAGCGCAAGCGCAGAGCAAATGTGAAAACTGTACCGAATGGTTCCGTCTCAATGACTGCCGATCCCGTAGCTGTGACATCAGCATCAATAACCGCTACGGCGGTTGAAACGCCAAATCCAGTATACGCCCACGCACACCAAAATGGTACAAAAGCAAGGACAAACGACTACGGTGAACCATTGTACTGCTATTGTAATCAAGTCGCATATGGTGAAATGGTTGGCTGTGATGGAGAAAACTGTGAATTGGAATGGTTTCATTTACCCTGTATAAATCTAGATCACTTGCCAAAGGGGAAATGGTATTGTGACGATTGTAAGAAGAGATTATAG
- the RPS7A gene encoding 40S ribosomal protein eS7 (similar to Saccharomyces cerevisiae RPS7B (YNL096C) and RPS7A (YOR096W); ancestral locus Anc_2.188) — protein sequence MSAPQAKILSQAPTELELQVAQAFVELENSSPELKAELRPLQFKSIREIEVAGGKKALAVFVPVPSLTAYHKVQTKLTRELEKKFPDRHVVFLAERRILPKPSRRSRQTQKRPRSRTLTAVHDKVLEDLVFPTEIVGKRVRYLVGGNKIQKVLLDSKDVQQVDYKLESFQAVYNKLTGKQIVFEIPGETH from the exons ATGTCTGCTCCACAAGCTAAGATTTTGTCCCAGGCTCCAACCGAATTGGAATTACAGGTTGCTCAAGCTTTCGTTGAATTGGAAAACTCCTCTCCAGAATTGAAGGCTGAGTTGAGACCATTGCAATTCAAATCTATCAGAGAA ATTGAAGTTGCAGGCGGTAAGAAAGCTTTGGCTGTCTTTGTTCCAGTCCCATCTTTGACCGCTTACCACAAGGTTCAAACCAAATTGACCCgtgaattggaaaagaaattcCCAGATCGTCATGTTGTCTTTTTGgctgaaagaagaatctTGCCAAAGCCATCCAGAAGATCCAGACAAACCCAAAAGAGACCAAGATCCAGAACTTTGACTGCCGTTCACGACAAAGTCTTGGAGGATTTGGTTTTCCCAACCGAAATTGTCGGTAAGAGAGTGAGATACTTGGTTGGTGGTAacaagattcaaaaagttttgttAGACTCCAAGGATGTTCAACAAGTTGACTACAAATTGGAATCATTCCAAGCAGTTTACAACAAGTTGACTGGTAAGCAAATCGTTTTCGAAATTCCAGGTGAAACTCACTAA
- a CDS encoding uncharacterized protein (similar to Saccharomyces cerevisiae YOR097C; ancestral locus Anc_2.187), with product MDRIQVPIAKYAKKLQAKVRTDPVDEIHLPSFILGSFLVLSLSLVGPFLKVFIGNILLSLITVVKYAVVVGGIAACITLGRKNNDTALQGNEANKKPTRKHKNPVCQTDKGIHLQKTEKAEGLAAEGQLEKDDFETLKYYKIPITKSEHRRYPLNNAYDSFINRAAEKNNE from the coding sequence ATGGATAGAATTCAAGTTCCAATTGCTAAGTATGCCAAAAAACTTCAAGCCAAAGTACGAACCGACCCCGTCGATGAAATTCATTTGCCATCTTTCATTTTAGGATCGTTCCTTGTTTTAAGTCTATCATTGGTAGGGCCATTTCTAAAAGTATTCATAGGTAATATATTACTATCACTTATAACTGTAGTCAAATATGCCGTGGTGGTAGGTGGAATTGCTGCATGCATTACTTTAGGACGAAAAAACAACGATACAGCTTTGCAAGGCAACGAAGCGAATAAGAAGCCCACACGGAAGCACAAAAATCCTGTGTGCCAAACAGACAAAGGAATTCATTTACAAAAGACTGAGAAGGCTGAAGGATTAGCAGCCGAGGGGCAATTGGAAAAGGATGATTTCGAGACTTTAAAATATTACAAGATTCCAATAACGAAATCCGAACATAGGAGATATCCTTTAAATAATGCGTATGACAGTTTCATAAATAGAGCAGCTgagaaaaataatgaatgA
- the KTR1 gene encoding alpha-1,2-mannosyltransferase KTR1 (similar to Saccharomyces cerevisiae KTR1 (YOR099W); ancestral locus Anc_2.185) encodes MLRDKIPSGKERLYKTIGLAVVALITIFVILNNTGVTSSNGLISSITSSVTTQDSKTADGLKQPAPVSPKKYSGHKEKATFVTLARNRDLYSLLPAIRSVEDRFNRKFNYDWVFLNDEEFSEEFKRVTTALISGTTKYGVIPKEQWQLPDFIDKEKAANTRKEMAEKGIIYGDSIPYRYMCRYESGFFYRHELMADYEYYWRVEPDVKLYCDIDYDVFRFMKKNDKKYAFTISIKEYAETIKTLWETTREFITSHQEYINKNNMLDFISDDEGYSYNLCHFWSNFEIASLDLWRSDAYTAYFDHLDKSGGFFYERWGDAPIHSIAAALFLDRNQIHHFDNIGYYHPPFHSCSVDEDVRMKNKCDCNPADDFTWKSYSCTTKFYTVNGLTKPKNWQIYAD; translated from the coding sequence ATGCTAAGGGATAAGATTCCTTCCGGTAAGGAACGGCTATACAAGACCATTGGTCTAGCCGTGGTTGCTTTAATCACAATATTCGTCATATTGAATAATACAGGCGTGACAAGCAGCAATGGACTTATTAGCTCTATTACGTCTTCAGTCACCACTCAAGACAGCAAGACGGCCGATGGGTTAAAACAGCCGGCGCCCGTGTCGCCCAAAAAATACAGCGGTCATAAGGAGAAAGCTACATTTGTGACTCTAGCAAGGAACCGTGATTTGTATTCCCTCTTGCCAGCCATAAGATCTGTTGAAGATAGATTTAATCGTAAATTTAATTATGATTGGGTTTTCCTGAACGATGAAGAATTCAGCGAAGAGTTCAAACGTGTGACTACTGCATTGATCAGTGGTACTACTAAGTACGGTGTTATACCCAAGGAGCAATGGCAGTTGCCCGATTTCATCGATAAAGAGAAAGCGGCTAATACTAGAAAGGAAATGGCCGAGAAGGGTATTATTTACGGGGACTCTATTCCCTACAGATACATGTGTCGTTATGAGTCCGGGTTTTTTTACAGACATGAGTTGATGGCGGATTATGAATATTACTGGCGTGTTGAACCGGATGTCAAGTTGTACTGTGATATTGACTACGACGTATTTCGattcatgaaaaaaaatgacaagaAATATGCCTTCACAATCTCAATTAAGGAGTATGCCGAAACTATTAAAACTTTATGGGAAACTACCCGTGAATTCATTACTTCTCATCaagaatatataaataaGAATAACATGTTGGATTTTATTAGCGACGATGAGGGTTATTCTTATAATTTGTGTCATTTCTGGTCAAATTTCGAAATCGCCTCGTTGGATCTATGGAGAAGTGATGCGTACACTGCTTATTTTGATCATTTAGATAAAAGTGGTGGATTTTTCTACGAAAGATGGGGTGATGCACCAATTCACTCGATAGCAGCAGCTTTGTTTTTGGACCGTAATCAAATTCACCATTTTGATAACATTGGTTATTATCATCCGCCATTCCATAGTTGTTCGGTTGACGAAGATGTTAGaatgaaaaacaaatgTGATTGTAATCCAGCTGATGATTTTACCTGGAAAAGTTACTCCTGCACGACTAAATTTTACACCGTCAACGGCTTAACAAAGCCTAAGAATTGGCAGATATACGCTGATTGA
- the OST2 gene encoding dolichyl-diphosphooligosaccharide-protein glycotransferase (similar to Saccharomyces cerevisiae OST2 (YOR103C); ancestral locus Anc_2.181), translating into MTTSKDNIDLALISQKHLYKDFKLAYQYYYRLRSVIMAVKNKKASVPASPAGVATTPKGKPLTTVAVGKDFSDAYSLAMKSYWLQISKDNRLKLIDMFCVFLVAIAAVQCLFMVVVRDTFPFNAFLSGFIACVGQFVLLISLRLQYVDTFKGISKNRAFGEFILASLVLHFICLHFIN; encoded by the coding sequence ATGACCACATCAAAGGATAATATCGACCTGGCAttaatttctcaaaaacaCCTATATAAAGATTTCAAGTTAGCTTATCAGTACTACTATCGCTTGAGATCTGTAATTATGGCAgtgaagaacaagaaagCCTCGGTTCCAGCCTCTCCAGCAGGTGTGGCCACGACTCCAAAAGGGAAACCACTTACGACAGTTGCAGTAGGGAAAGACTTTAGTGATGCATACTCGCTAGCGATGAAGTCATACTGGCTTCAAATCTCGAAGGATAATCGTTTGAAGCTGATTGATATGTTTTGTGTATTCCTGGTTGCAATCGCTGCTGTTCAATGTTTGTTTATGGTTGTTGTCAGAGATACTTTCCCATTCAATGCATTTTTATCTGGTTTTATCGCATGCGTAGGACAATTCGTTCTATTGATCAGTTTAAGGCTTCAATACGTTGATACTTTCAAGGGGATTTCGAAAAATAGGGCATTTGGCGAATTTATACTGGCTAGTTTAGTGTTGCATTTCATTTGCCTACATTTTATTAATTAG